A single Pan troglodytes isolate AG18354 chromosome 19, NHGRI_mPanTro3-v2.0_pri, whole genome shotgun sequence DNA region contains:
- the TEN1 gene encoding CST complex subunit TEN1: MMLPKPGTYYLPWEVSAGQVPDGSTLRTFGRLCLYDMIQSRVTLMAQHGSDQHQVLVCTKLVEPFHAQVGSLYIVLGELQHQQDRGSVVKARVLTCVEGMNLPLLEQAIREQRLYKQERGGSQ, translated from the exons ATGATGCTGCCTAAACCTGGGACCTATTACCTCCCCTGGGAGGTTAGTGCAGGCCAAGTTCCTGATGGGAGCACACTGAGAACATTTGGCAG gttatGCCTCTATGACATGATTCAGTCCAGAGTAACACTGATGGCTCAGCATGGATCCGATCAGCACCAGGTTCTTGTCTGTACCAAGTTGGTGGAGCCCTTCCACGCCCAGGTGGGCTCCCTGTACATCGTCCTCGGGGAGCTCCAGCATCAGCAGG ACAGAGGCTCCGTGGTGAAGGCGCGCGTGCTGACCTGTGTGGAGGGGATGAACCTGCCCTTGCTGGAACAAGCCATCCGGGAGCAGAGACTGTACAAGCAGGAGCGGGGCGGCAGCCAGTAG
- the CDK3 gene encoding cyclin-dependent kinase 3 isoform X1, translated as MEAGGATGALGVGCKLPSAFCFPGSSVAMDMFQKVEKIGEGTYGVVYKAKNRETGQLVALKKIRLDLEMEGVPSTAIREISLLKELKHPNIVRLLDVVHNERKLYLVFEFLSQDLKKYMDSTPGSELPLHLIKSYLFQLLQGVSFCHSHRVIHRDLKPQNLLINELGAIKLADFGLARAFGVPLRTYTHEVVTLWYRAPEILLGSKFYTTAVDIWSIGCIFAEMVTRKALFPGDSEIDQLFRIFRMLGTPSEDTWPGVTQLPDYKGSFPKWTRKGLEEIVPNLEPEGRDLLMQLLQYDPSQRITAKTALAHPYFSSPEPSPAARQYVLQRFHH; from the exons ATGGAAGCTGGAGGAGCAACGGGAGCGCTGGGTGTGGGGTGCAAATTGCCCAGTGCCTTCTGTTTCCCAGGCAGCTCTGTGGCCATGGATATGTTCCAGAAGGTAGAGAAGATCGGAGAGGGCACCTATGGGGTGGTGTACAAGGCCAAGAACAGGGAGACAGGGCAGCTGGTGGCCCTGAAGAAGATCAGACTGGATTT GGAGATGGAGGGGGTCCCAAGCACTGCCATCAGGGAGATCTCGCTGCTCAAGGAACTGAAGCACCCCAACATCGTCCG ACTGCTGGACGTGGTGCACAACGAGAGGAAGCTCTATCTGGTGTTTGAGTTCCTCAGCCAGGACCTGAAGAAGTACATGGACTCCACCCCAGGCTCAGAGCTCCCCCTGCACCTCATCAAG AGCTACCTCTTCCAGCTGCTGCAGGGGGTGAGTTTCTGCCACTCACATCGGGTCATCCACCGAGACCTGAAGCCCCAGAACCTGCTCATCAATGAGTTGGGTGCCATCAAGCTGGCTGACTTCGGCCTGGCTCGCGCCTTTGGGGTGCCCCTGCGCACCTACACCCATGAG GTGGTGACACTGTGGTATCGCGCCCCCGAGATTCTCTTGGGCAGCAAGTTCTATACCACAGCTGTGGATATCTGGAGCATTGGTTGCATCTTTGCAGAGATG GTGACTCGAAAAGCCCTGTTTCCTGGTGACTCTGAGATTGACCAGCTCTTTCGTATCTTTCGTATGCTGGGGACACCCAGCGAAGACACATGGCCCGGGGTCACCCAGCTGCCTGACTATAAGGGCAGCTTCCCTAAGTGGACCAGGAAGGGACTGGAAGAGATTGTGCCCAATCTGGAGCCAGAGGGCAGGGACCTGCTCATG CAACTCCTGCAGTATGACCCCAGCCAGCGGATCACAGCCAAGACTGCCCTGGCCCACCCGTACTTCTCATCCCCTGAGCCCTCCCCAGCTGCCCGCCAGTATGTGCTGCAGCGATTCCACCATTGA
- the CDK3 gene encoding cyclin-dependent kinase 3 isoform X2: MDMFQKVEKIGEGTYGVVYKAKNRETGQLVALKKIRLDLEMEGVPSTAIREISLLKELKHPNIVRLLDVVHNERKLYLVFEFLSQDLKKYMDSTPGSELPLHLIKSYLFQLLQGVSFCHSHRVIHRDLKPQNLLINELGAIKLADFGLARAFGVPLRTYTHEVVTLWYRAPEILLGSKFYTTAVDIWSIGCIFAEMVTRKALFPGDSEIDQLFRIFRMLGTPSEDTWPGVTQLPDYKGSFPKWTRKGLEEIVPNLEPEGRDLLMQLLQYDPSQRITAKTALAHPYFSSPEPSPAARQYVLQRFHH; the protein is encoded by the exons ATGGATATGTTCCAGAAGGTAGAGAAGATCGGAGAGGGCACCTATGGGGTGGTGTACAAGGCCAAGAACAGGGAGACAGGGCAGCTGGTGGCCCTGAAGAAGATCAGACTGGATTT GGAGATGGAGGGGGTCCCAAGCACTGCCATCAGGGAGATCTCGCTGCTCAAGGAACTGAAGCACCCCAACATCGTCCG ACTGCTGGACGTGGTGCACAACGAGAGGAAGCTCTATCTGGTGTTTGAGTTCCTCAGCCAGGACCTGAAGAAGTACATGGACTCCACCCCAGGCTCAGAGCTCCCCCTGCACCTCATCAAG AGCTACCTCTTCCAGCTGCTGCAGGGGGTGAGTTTCTGCCACTCACATCGGGTCATCCACCGAGACCTGAAGCCCCAGAACCTGCTCATCAATGAGTTGGGTGCCATCAAGCTGGCTGACTTCGGCCTGGCTCGCGCCTTTGGGGTGCCCCTGCGCACCTACACCCATGAG GTGGTGACACTGTGGTATCGCGCCCCCGAGATTCTCTTGGGCAGCAAGTTCTATACCACAGCTGTGGATATCTGGAGCATTGGTTGCATCTTTGCAGAGATG GTGACTCGAAAAGCCCTGTTTCCTGGTGACTCTGAGATTGACCAGCTCTTTCGTATCTTTCGTATGCTGGGGACACCCAGCGAAGACACATGGCCCGGGGTCACCCAGCTGCCTGACTATAAGGGCAGCTTCCCTAAGTGGACCAGGAAGGGACTGGAAGAGATTGTGCCCAATCTGGAGCCAGAGGGCAGGGACCTGCTCATG CAACTCCTGCAGTATGACCCCAGCCAGCGGATCACAGCCAAGACTGCCCTGGCCCACCCGTACTTCTCATCCCCTGAGCCCTCCCCAGCTGCCCGCCAGTATGTGCTGCAGCGATTCCACCATTGA